Proteins from one Brevibacillus humidisoli genomic window:
- the liaF gene encoding cell wall-active antibiotics response protein LiaF, with amino-acid sequence MKSTRLQKMIVGIVVIFIGVKLLLGSIGLIPFSVWDLWPLLIIYFGWRFWLRQRRILGGILLGWGGLLALEEWFYISVDDAIGLLVAVGLVYLGFRLIRSRRDAESEYCEQEPEAAAAVNEAETPRGRAYQKQRGTWWKGEHRTFQEAERVWKSYREKGKAYWQTGKRHDSDQTANRHRMRFESPFEPGHVFSPHESRSSLIGDFHLTSGRFELRDLHIWHGVGDVKIDLSRALILEEETFLLVNGWVGDVTIYVPVDLAVSVAAEVTIGDIDVFGHRQGGINRQVVMKSQDYDDTSRKVKIIVSLIVGDIDVRYI; translated from the coding sequence GTGAAAAGTACTCGACTGCAAAAAATGATCGTAGGAATCGTTGTGATCTTTATCGGGGTCAAATTGCTTTTGGGCAGTATTGGTCTAATCCCCTTTAGCGTATGGGACCTATGGCCGTTGTTGATCATCTATTTTGGCTGGCGGTTCTGGTTGAGACAGCGCCGGATTCTAGGCGGCATTTTGTTGGGATGGGGCGGCCTGCTTGCACTGGAAGAATGGTTCTATATCAGCGTAGATGATGCGATCGGTCTGCTGGTCGCGGTGGGGCTGGTTTATCTTGGCTTTCGTCTCATCCGCTCCCGTCGCGATGCAGAATCGGAATATTGCGAGCAGGAACCGGAGGCGGCGGCTGCCGTAAACGAGGCGGAAACGCCCCGAGGCAGGGCGTACCAGAAACAGCGTGGCACCTGGTGGAAAGGAGAGCATCGCACGTTCCAGGAAGCAGAACGAGTGTGGAAGAGTTATCGGGAGAAGGGCAAAGCTTACTGGCAAACAGGGAAGCGGCACGATAGCGACCAGACGGCCAATCGCCATCGGATGCGGTTTGAATCGCCTTTTGAACCAGGCCATGTCTTTTCTCCCCATGAGTCGCGCAGTTCGCTGATCGGTGATTTTCATCTCACGTCTGGACGCTTCGAATTGCGGGATCTACACATCTGGCACGGCGTGGGTGATGTGAAAATCGATTTGTCACGGGCTTTGATTCTGGAGGAAGAGACGTTTCTGCTGGTCAACGGTTGGGTCGGCGATGTCACGATCTACGTGCCGGTTGACTTGGCCGTCTCCGTCGCCGCAGAGGTCACGATCGGCGATATCGACGTATTTGGACATCGCCAAGGCGGCATCAATCGACAGGTTGTGATGAAATCGCAAGACTACGATGACACGTCCCGCAAGGTAAAAATCATCGTTTCGCTTATCGTCGGCGATATCGATGTGAGGTACATCTAA
- a CDS encoding sensor histidine kinase encodes MNRQTKLSSIQWQYVRQGWALAGVIVVVLFAAFLFIVNFLQNEPSLRVWLLTYLGITFPAAIDWTTYIVLFVFSLLLASVIGVISGYVIGNLLKKRMNTLAQAAMNLERGQLSYRVPELGDDELGEIAWQFNRLAAKWEEQVASLQRLSNQKALLGEQVRQAAVLEERQRLARELHDAVSQQLFAIAMSTAAIKRLIDSNPLRAGQQIELVEEMAAAAQAEMRALLLHLRPATLQDKTLRDAIVELLEELCQKHPLEIHWEIEEVDGLPSGIEDHLFRILQEALSNSLRHAGAKKIEVKLFVLNNQVRLRIADDGAGFNPDGEKMTSYGLISMRERVAEVGGTLDVYTAVGKGTQIEVIVPLMTEADGEGEESGDDDPGYVGR; translated from the coding sequence GTGAATCGTCAGACGAAACTTAGCAGCATTCAATGGCAGTACGTGAGGCAGGGCTGGGCGCTGGCGGGTGTGATCGTCGTCGTCCTCTTTGCTGCTTTTCTTTTCATCGTTAACTTTTTGCAGAATGAACCTTCGCTGCGTGTTTGGCTGCTTACCTATCTCGGGATCACCTTTCCAGCCGCGATCGACTGGACCACGTACATTGTGCTCTTTGTATTTTCCTTGCTACTGGCTTCCGTGATCGGAGTGATCAGCGGCTATGTGATCGGCAACCTGCTCAAAAAACGGATGAACACACTGGCGCAGGCGGCGATGAATCTGGAGCGCGGGCAGCTCTCCTACCGGGTGCCGGAACTGGGCGATGATGAGCTGGGGGAGATCGCTTGGCAGTTTAACCGGCTTGCCGCCAAGTGGGAAGAACAAGTGGCTTCATTGCAGCGCTTGTCCAATCAAAAAGCGTTACTGGGCGAACAAGTACGGCAAGCAGCCGTCCTCGAAGAGCGGCAGCGGCTGGCTCGCGAGCTGCACGATGCTGTGAGCCAGCAGTTGTTCGCCATCGCGATGTCGACGGCTGCGATTAAACGGCTGATCGACAGCAACCCGCTGCGGGCAGGTCAGCAGATTGAACTGGTCGAGGAGATGGCAGCGGCTGCGCAGGCGGAGATGCGTGCCCTGCTGCTTCACCTCCGTCCAGCCACTCTGCAGGATAAGACACTTCGTGATGCGATCGTGGAGTTGCTGGAAGAACTGTGCCAAAAGCATCCGCTGGAGATCCATTGGGAGATCGAAGAGGTGGACGGCCTCCCCAGCGGAATCGAAGATCATCTGTTCCGCATATTGCAGGAAGCACTCTCCAACAGTCTGCGCCATGCGGGTGCGAAGAAAATCGAAGTAAAACTGTTTGTCTTGAATAACCAGGTGCGTCTGAGAATCGCCGATGATGGAGCAGGCTTCAATCCTGACGGGGAAAAAATGACCTCCTATGGGCTGATCTCCATGCGTGAGCGGGTTGCGGAAGTAGGAGGCACGCTGGATGTATATACCGCAGTCGGCAAAGGAACGCAAATCGAAGTGATTGTTCCCTTGATGACGGAAGCTGATGGTGAAGGAGAGGAGTCGGGTGATGATGATCCGGGTTATGTTGGTAGATGA
- a CDS encoding response regulator translates to MIRVMLVDDHEMVRMGLAAYLSTEEDIELVAEASSGEEGVKLAQELKPDVILMDLVMDGIGGVEATRRVREVCPSCKVIVLTSFIDDEKVYPVIEAGAFSYLLKTSRASEIARAIRAAYNGEPVLESRVASKIMARFRHGQAPALHEQLTPRELEVLRLIGQGKSNQEIADELIIGIKTVKTHVSNILSKLGVEDRTQAAIYVHKHNLI, encoded by the coding sequence ATGATCCGGGTTATGTTGGTAGATGACCATGAGATGGTGCGAATGGGGTTGGCTGCTTATCTATCCACCGAAGAGGATATTGAGCTGGTTGCGGAGGCGTCAAGCGGTGAGGAAGGTGTGAAACTGGCTCAAGAACTGAAGCCGGATGTCATCTTGATGGATCTGGTGATGGACGGCATCGGTGGTGTGGAGGCGACACGCAGAGTGCGGGAGGTATGTCCTTCCTGCAAGGTGATCGTACTCACCAGTTTTATCGACGATGAAAAAGTGTATCCGGTCATCGAAGCAGGAGCGTTCAGCTACTTGCTGAAAACGTCCCGCGCATCGGAGATTGCCCGAGCAATCCGCGCCGCCTACAATGGAGAACCGGTGCTGGAATCGCGCGTCGCCAGCAAGATCATGGCTCGCTTTCGGCATGGACAGGCTCCTGCTCTCCATGAACAGCTCACACCACGCGAATTGGAAGTGCTCCGTCTGATCGGGCAGGGCAAATCCAATCAGGAGATCGCCGATGAACTGATCATCGGGATCAAGACGGTCAAAACCCATGTCAGCAATATTTTATCCAAGTTGGGTGTGGAGGATCGTACGCAGGCTGCCATCTACGTTCACAAGCACAACCTCATCTGA
- a CDS encoding biotin transporter BioY, with the protein MKRRGRDDLRANQLAADLGIDIIGDVHACWDEFIQLIGQLGYQQDQTDGLYRHPAGRKLLSIGDITSRGPKSIPMLKFFIKHVKAGLAEMTDSNHGWKIARWLDGRQVSLKHGDEKVSAEFADFERQFGAEALRQLQEQSRWLLITAPSHILLTVDGEVRAVAVHAGIRDEYIGQSSPAVQNFCRYGDVAGMAADGRPIRRDWTEAKQSPLTIVWGHDPRPEPERKRGAINIDQGCVFGGMLTAYRFPEDELVSVPAKENYSGEIETPLTRYAKKKRASSAPDHT; encoded by the coding sequence ATGAAAAGGAGGGGCAGGGACGACCTGAGGGCTAATCAGCTCGCAGCCGATCTGGGGATTGATATCATCGGAGACGTCCATGCCTGCTGGGACGAGTTTATCCAGTTGATTGGCCAACTGGGCTATCAGCAGGATCAGACCGACGGATTATATCGCCACCCAGCCGGACGCAAGCTGCTGTCGATTGGCGATATTACCAGCCGCGGACCCAAGTCGATTCCCATGCTGAAGTTTTTCATCAAACACGTGAAAGCAGGGTTGGCCGAGATGACCGACAGCAACCACGGATGGAAAATCGCCCGCTGGCTGGACGGACGGCAAGTAAGCCTGAAGCACGGCGACGAAAAAGTGTCTGCTGAGTTTGCGGACTTTGAGCGCCAATTCGGGGCGGAGGCGCTCCGGCAGCTTCAAGAACAGAGTCGCTGGCTGTTGATCACAGCTCCTTCTCACATCCTGCTGACGGTTGATGGCGAGGTACGGGCGGTCGCTGTTCACGCCGGGATTCGCGATGAGTACATCGGCCAATCCTCACCTGCCGTACAGAACTTCTGCCGGTACGGTGACGTAGCCGGGATGGCGGCAGACGGCCGCCCGATCCGCAGGGATTGGACCGAAGCGAAGCAGAGTCCGCTCACCATCGTCTGGGGACATGATCCGCGTCCGGAGCCGGAGCGTAAGCGAGGAGCGATCAACATCGACCAGGGATGTGTCTTTGGCGGTATGCTGACAGCCTACCGATTCCCGGAGGACGAGCTGGTCAGCGTACCGGCCAAAGAAAATTACTCTGGAGAGATAGAGACTCCGCTGACTCGTTACGCAAAAAAGAAGAGAGCCTCATCAGCTCCCGATCATACATAG
- a CDS encoding N-acetylmuramoyl-L-alanine amidase family protein: MAPLLIIDPGHGGIDPGGGSNQLFTEKKMVLDISLYQYRRFQELGIEVAITRTEDITLDSETRAEIVRSSDADYCISNHINTGGGRGAEAIYSIYATAALPSTLLDQLEAVGMPRRRVFTRAYPGNPRLDYYYMHRETGKVETVILEYGFADNPLDAQKIDTDWEALSEAVVRGFCEHTGKTYRPPSGSDTPAPNPPNGTPVNWDSLPDWKREGVDWLYEQGLLTSADWRSQIDQPLPLWAEAVVLRRFYEKLRGNS; encoded by the coding sequence ATGGCTCCTTTGTTGATCATTGATCCCGGTCACGGAGGAATTGACCCTGGTGGTGGAAGCAACCAGCTGTTTACGGAAAAGAAGATGGTGCTGGATATCTCGCTTTACCAGTACCGACGGTTTCAAGAGTTAGGCATCGAGGTAGCGATAACCCGCACAGAAGATATTACGTTGGACAGTGAGACGCGCGCTGAGATTGTGCGGAGCAGCGACGCTGACTACTGCATCTCCAACCATATCAATACCGGCGGCGGACGTGGGGCAGAGGCGATTTACTCCATCTACGCCACAGCGGCCCTGCCCAGCACGTTATTAGATCAACTGGAAGCTGTCGGGATGCCGAGACGCCGCGTCTTCACCCGCGCCTATCCCGGTAATCCCCGCCTTGACTACTACTACATGCACCGTGAAACCGGAAAAGTGGAGACGGTGATCCTCGAATACGGATTTGCCGACAACCCACTTGACGCCCAAAAGATCGATACCGATTGGGAGGCTCTGTCAGAGGCAGTCGTACGCGGCTTCTGTGAGCATACCGGAAAGACGTATCGCCCACCGAGCGGATCGGATACGCCAGCCCCCAACCCGCCAAACGGTACTCCTGTCAATTGGGATTCGCTCCCTGATTGGAAAAGAGAGGGAGTCGATTGGCTGTATGAACAGGGGCTTCTGACTAGCGCCGATTGGCGCAGCCAGATCGATCAGCCGTTGCCTCTGTGGGCAGAAGCAGTCGTACTGCGCCGCTTCTATGAAAAACTGCGAGGCAACTCGTAA
- a CDS encoding YneF family protein codes for MDWIIPVLTLIVGLIGGFFGGTYYLRKQLSNMQMDEKQLQAMARSMGMNLNQKQLKQMQRNMKNMKMPNKFPK; via the coding sequence ATGGATTGGATCATACCGGTTCTGACCCTGATCGTCGGACTGATTGGCGGTTTTTTCGGGGGTACGTATTATCTGCGCAAACAGTTGAGCAACATGCAGATGGATGAGAAACAGCTGCAGGCAATGGCCCGTTCGATGGGGATGAACCTGAATCAGAAACAGTTGAAGCAAATGCAGCGCAACATGAAGAATATGAAGATGCCAAACAAATTTCCAAAATAG
- a CDS encoding LysE family translocator — translation MTELIAVALITVLATISPGPDFAMVTRNSYLYGRKPGLLAALGIALGVQLHVFYTVLGVGVIISQSVALFTLIKVVGAIYLIYMGWKTFFNRSKLTIDLQGSSTASAFSSFRTGFLTNALNPKTTLFVVSTYTQVVGPDTPLSTQFAYGLFISLVHLVWFGTVAVFFSQERFRVKMIQYQHIVDKLIGTVLVGLGISLSFANIPH, via the coding sequence ATGACAGAACTGATCGCTGTCGCCTTAATCACTGTTCTGGCAACTATCAGCCCCGGCCCGGACTTTGCAATGGTTACACGGAATAGCTATCTATATGGCAGAAAGCCCGGTTTGCTTGCCGCACTAGGCATAGCACTTGGAGTGCAGCTGCATGTTTTTTATACGGTATTGGGAGTAGGGGTGATCATCTCACAATCTGTTGCCCTGTTTACTCTGATCAAGGTGGTAGGGGCGATCTACCTTATCTATATGGGATGGAAAACGTTTTTCAACAGATCGAAGCTGACGATCGATCTGCAGGGTAGCTCGACAGCCTCAGCTTTTTCCTCGTTTAGAACAGGCTTTTTGACAAATGCGTTAAACCCCAAAACAACCTTGTTTGTAGTGAGTACCTATACTCAGGTGGTTGGTCCTGATACGCCGTTATCGACCCAGTTTGCTTACGGGCTGTTTATCTCGCTTGTGCATCTGGTATGGTTCGGGACAGTTGCCGTCTTTTTTTCTCAGGAGCGGTTTCGTGTCAAGATGATTCAATATCAGCACATTGTAGACAAACTGATTGGTACCGTTTTGGTAGGACTAGGCATATCTCTCTCGTTTGCAAATATTCCTCATTGA